One genomic window of Salvia miltiorrhiza cultivar Shanhuang (shh) chromosome 4, IMPLAD_Smil_shh, whole genome shotgun sequence includes the following:
- the LOC131023250 gene encoding uncharacterized protein LOC131023250 has protein sequence MTPDFWTGLQEYWQRPELEAFSTRARANRMSEPDGEGTGISRHVGGSQSTRILQQYMSLEADFPQDSPNYATFLRLHMYPDGSYTSPRDARIDAEVHQVAAATGRQNRLDEVYLEVVHPDRSWIYGVGSAGQSQASRGSIRSTGSSAVSQQLYETRISTLEERLAAEQAQRQQIEERMAAEQAARQEMQDRMAQLEAFMRMCVYNTRLFSMVVRALV, from the exons ATGACTCCCGATTTCTGGACTGGACTCCAGGAATACTGGCAGCGTCCCGAGCTTGAGGCTTTTTCTACACGAGcacgtgccaaccggatgtccgagcccgatggggagggtacagggatcagtaggcacgtgggcgggtctcagtcgactcgtatcctgcagcagtatatg AGCTTGGAGGCTGATTTTCCCCAGGATtcaccgaactatgccaccttcctccgcctccacatgtaCCCCGACGGAAGTTATACATCTCCGAGAGATGcaagaattgac gccgaggttcatcaagtggccgctgccacaggacgacagaaccggctagacgaggtgtatttggaggtggtgcatcCGGATAGGTCAtggatctacggcgtcgggagtgccgggcagagtcaggctagtagggggtctatccgcagcacgggcagttctgcggtgtctcagcagctttatgagacacggatctccacgctggaggagcgattggcggcagagcaagcacaacgccaacagatagaggagcgcatggcggcagagcaagcagcaCGCCAAGAGATGCAGGACCGcatggctcaattggaggcgtttatgaggat gtgCGTGTACAACACGCGCCTATTTTCAATGGTTGTGAGGGCCCTCGTGTAA
- the LOC131019646 gene encoding vignain-like, whose amino-acid sequence MKLFFLATLSLLVIIGFVESFDFHEAELETEERLWDLYERWRSHHTVTRSLNDKHKRYNVFKANAHYIKDFNKMDKPYKLKLNKFADMTNHEFRSIYAGSKVKHNRMFQGNLRANGGFMYEDVQNVPTSIDWRKKGAVTAVKDQGNCGSCWAFSTVVAVEGINYIKTKKLVSLSEQELVDCDTVLNEGCNGGLMDIAFDYIEKNGGLTTEKIYPYTAKDGQCDMKKAKCPAVAIDGHENVPANDEGALLKAVANQPVSVAIEAAGPDFQFYSEGVFTGECGTNLDHGVAIVGYGTTLDGTKYWTVKNSWGAEWGEKGYVRMKRGISKKHGQCGIAMEASYPIKKSSNNPGGETESATKDDL is encoded by the exons GGGACCTCTACGAGCGGTGGCGGAGCCACCACACAGTGACGAGGAGCCTCAACGACAAACACAAGCGTTACAACGTGTTCAAGGCCAATGCCCATTACATCAAAGACTTCAACAAGATGGATAAGCCCTACAAGCTCAAACTCAACAAGTTTGCCGACATGACCAACCACGAGTTCCGAAGCATCTATGCCGGCTCGAAGGTGAAGCACAATCGAATGTTCCAAGGGAACCTACGAGCAAACGGAGGCTTCATGTACGAGGATGTCCAGAATGTTCCAACCTCCATTGATTGGAGGAAGAAAGGCGCTGTCACCGCAGTCAAAGATCAAGGCAACTGTG GTAGTTGCTGGGCGTTTTCGACCGTTGTTGCAGTTGAGGGGATAAACTATATCAAGACAAAGAAATTGGTGTCTCTGTCTGAACAAGAACTTGTTGATTGCGACACTGTCCTAAACGAGGGGTGTAATGGAGGGCTAATGGACATAGCATTTGATTACATAGAAAAGAATGGAGGATTAACAACCGAGAAGATCTATCCCTACACGGCTAAAGATGGGCAATGTGATATGAAAAAG GCGAAATGTCCAGCAGTAGCCATTGATGGACACGAGAATGTTCCCGCCAACGACGAAGGCGCGCTGTTGAAAGCAGTAGCTAACCAGCCCGTCTCCGTAGCAATTGAAGCTGCAGGCCCTGATTTCCAATTTTACTCAGAG GGGGTATTTACAGGGGAATGCGGCACCAACTTGGACCATGGGGTGGCGATCGTTGGGTACGGCACGACGCTGGATGGGACGAAATATTGGACGGTGAAGAACTCGTGGGGAGCTGAATGGGGCGAGAAAGGTTACGTTAGAATGAAACGTGGGATTAGTAAAAAACATGGGCAGTGTGGGATTGCGATGGAAGCATCTTATCCCATCAAAAAGTCGTCCAACAATCCCGGCGGGGAGACTGAATCGGCGACTAAGGACGACCTCTAA
- the LOC131023249 gene encoding putative late blight resistance protein homolog R1B-16 — MPYHLRACFLYLGIFPRKSKFSVSKLAHMWIAEGFIPRKDGVTLEETAEEYLKELNPHADGENFLQEFRNSGPEGFYPPIDEVKKNRRVCIHAHISKFIETLISSRHQTLKIGLRSFVSHSDTEVTLHGKNISIIRAAFKLLRVLDAKPIKVNKIHSDLCLLVHLRYVTLSLNGDVLPEAISKLRNMQTLTVHTTSCTLKIEADILKMVELRHFQTNASATLPKKSKASEEDERLQTLCGISPKSCTQEFFSKLPNLKKLGICGQLGLLLLDGKNELLSKLVKVEKLKLLNQVTSPKDEDDLSKLFDQPPRFPPNLRSLTLSATSLDWKHISILGSLQELEELKLKNDAFVGDKWEVHDEGFPNLKTLKIESLHLIHWKSTSAHFPKLKRLMLSKCEKLREIPVELADISTFQELHLRNANQSAIECANDILADKLHMKQNDNNIMFELLFDD; from the exons ATGCCTTATCATCTGAGGGCCTGCTTTCTCTATTTGGGAATATTTCCTCGCAAGTCCAAGTTCTCCGTTTCGAAATTGGCCCACATGTGGATTGCAGAAGGATTTATACCACGCAAGGATGGTGTCACCTTGGAAGAGACCGCAGAAGAGTATTTGAAGGAGCTA AATCCGCATGCTGATGGGGAGAACTTTCTCCAGGAATTCAGGAATTCTGGGCCAGAAGGATTCTATCCTCCAATCGATGAGGTGAAGAAAAATCGCCGCGTTTGTATTCATGCCCATATTTCCAAGTTCATAGAGACATTGATCTCTTCAAGACATCAAACTTTGAAGATCGGTCTCCGCTCGTTTGTTTCTCACTCCGACACAGAAGTTACCTTGCACGGGAAAAACATCTCAATCATCCGTGCAGCTTTCAAGCTGCTTAGGGTGTTGGATGCTAAGCCTATCAAGGTCAATAAAATTCACAGTGACTTGTGCCTGCTGGTTCATTTGAGGTACGTCACCCTTTCGCTCAACGGGGATGTTCTTCCAGAAGCCATCTCCAAACTTAGAAACATGCAGACTCTTACAGTTCATACAACATCTTGCACCCTTAAGATTGAAGCAGATATCTTGAAGATGGTTGAGCTAAGGCATTTCCAGACGAATGCATCCGCTACTTTGCCCAAAAAAAGTAAGGCCTCTGAAGAAGATGAACGCCTTCAAACACTCTGCGGGATTTCACCCAAAAGTTGTACCCAAGAATTCTTCAGTAAACTCCCCAATTTGAAGAAACTTGGCATCTGTGGCCAACTAGGACTACTGCTACTTGATGGCAAGAATGAGTTGTTGAGCAAATTGGTTAAGGTTGAAAAACTGAAGCTGCTAAACCAGGTAACAAGTCCAAAAGATGAAGACGACTTGAGCAAACTATTTGATCAACCCCCGCGATTCCCTCCGAACCTGAGGAGTCTAACATTGTCTGCTACTTCTCTCGATTGGAAGCATATTTCTATCCTTGGATCGCTGCAGGAACTCGAGGAGCTGAAGCTGAAAAATGACGCATTCGTGGGGGACAAGTGGGAGGTCCATGATGAAGGTTTCCCCAATCTTAAAACCTTGAAAATTGAAAGCTTACATTTGATACACTGGAAATCTACAAGCGCTCACTTCCCGAAACTCAAGCGCCTTATGCTGTCCAAATGTGAGAAACTGAGGGAAATTCCAGTTGAGCTGGCTGATATCTCAACTTTCCAAGAATTGCATTTGCGCAATGCCAACCAATCAGCTATTGAATGTGCTAATGATATTCTTGCGGACAAACTACATATGAAGCAAAACGACAACAACATCATGTTCGAGCTTTTATTTGATGATTGA